From one Balaenoptera acutorostrata chromosome 6, mBalAcu1.1, whole genome shotgun sequence genomic stretch:
- the ZCCHC7 gene encoding zinc finger CCHC domain-containing protein 7 isoform X2, with translation MMFGGYETIEAYEDDLYREESSSELSVDSEVEFQLYSQVHYAQDLDNVIKEEEHEEKNSGNPESFSSKPNQKNLIILSDSEVIQLSDGSEVITLSDEDSIYKCKRKNFRVHAEEKTQGPPAFLHSNELADKKCKRDIEKTKAGERSGTIQEVMIIEVSSSEEEESTISESDNVESWMLLGCEVDDKDDDILLNLVGCEKSVNEEPVLDLKS, from the exons ATGATGTTTGGTGGTTATGAGACCATAGAAGCATATGAAGATGACCTTTATCGTGAAGAGTCATCTAGTGAACTGAGTGTTGATAGTGAGGTGGAATTTCAGCTCTACAGCCAAGTTCATTATGCCCAAGATCTTGATAATGTCATCAAAGAGGAAGAACATGAAGAGAAGAACTCTGGGAATCCTGAATCATTCAGTAGTAAACCAAATCAGAAGAACTTAATTATCCTTTCAGATAGTGAGGTCATCCAGCTATCAGATGGGTCAGAGGTCATCACACTGTCTGATGAAGATagtatttataaatgtaaaagaaagaattttagagTCCATGCAGAAGAAAAGACCCAAGGTCCTCCTGCTTTTCTTCATTCTAATGAGTTGGCAGATAAGAAATGCAAGAGGGATATTGAGAAGACGAAAGCTGGAGAGAGATCAGGTACAATCCAAGAGGTCATGATTATAGAGGTCAGTTCAAGTGAAGAGGAAGAGAGCACCATTTCAGAAAGCGATAATGTGGAAAGCTGGATGCTGCTGGGATGTGAAGTTGATGATAAAGATGACGATATCCTTCTCAATCTTGTGGGGTGTGAAAAGTCTGTTAATGAAG AGCCAGTTCTGGACCTGAAATCTTAg
- the ZCCHC7 gene encoding zinc finger CCHC domain-containing protein 7 isoform X3, with amino-acid sequence MMFGGYETIEAYEDDLYREESSSELSVDSEVEFQLYSQVHYAQDLDNVIKEEEHEEKNSGNPESFSSKPNQKNLIILSDSEVIQLSDGSEVITLSDEDSIYKCKRKNFRVHAEEKTQGPPAFLHSNELADKKCKRDIEKTKAGERSGTIQEVMIIEVSSSEEEESTISESDNVESWMLLGCEVDDKDDDILLNLVGCEKSVNEALCF; translated from the coding sequence ATGATGTTTGGTGGTTATGAGACCATAGAAGCATATGAAGATGACCTTTATCGTGAAGAGTCATCTAGTGAACTGAGTGTTGATAGTGAGGTGGAATTTCAGCTCTACAGCCAAGTTCATTATGCCCAAGATCTTGATAATGTCATCAAAGAGGAAGAACATGAAGAGAAGAACTCTGGGAATCCTGAATCATTCAGTAGTAAACCAAATCAGAAGAACTTAATTATCCTTTCAGATAGTGAGGTCATCCAGCTATCAGATGGGTCAGAGGTCATCACACTGTCTGATGAAGATagtatttataaatgtaaaagaaagaattttagagTCCATGCAGAAGAAAAGACCCAAGGTCCTCCTGCTTTTCTTCATTCTAATGAGTTGGCAGATAAGAAATGCAAGAGGGATATTGAGAAGACGAAAGCTGGAGAGAGATCAGGTACAATCCAAGAGGTCATGATTATAGAGGTCAGTTCAAGTGAAGAGGAAGAGAGCACCATTTCAGAAAGCGATAATGTGGAAAGCTGGATGCTGCTGGGATGTGAAGTTGATGATAAAGATGACGATATCCTTCTCAATCTTGTGGGGTGTGAAAAGTCTGTTAATGAAG
- the ZCCHC7 gene encoding zinc finger CCHC domain-containing protein 7 isoform X4 → MMFGGYETIEAYEDDLYREESSSELSVDSEVEFQLYSQVHYAQDLDNVIKEEEHEEKNSGNPESFSSKPNQKNLIILSDSEVIQLSDGSEVITLSDEDSIYKCKRKNFRVHAEEKTQGPPAFLHSNELADKKCKRDIEKTKAGERSGTIQEVMIIEVSSSEEEESTISESDNVESWMLLGCEVDDKDDDILLNLVGCEKSVNEGQE, encoded by the coding sequence ATGATGTTTGGTGGTTATGAGACCATAGAAGCATATGAAGATGACCTTTATCGTGAAGAGTCATCTAGTGAACTGAGTGTTGATAGTGAGGTGGAATTTCAGCTCTACAGCCAAGTTCATTATGCCCAAGATCTTGATAATGTCATCAAAGAGGAAGAACATGAAGAGAAGAACTCTGGGAATCCTGAATCATTCAGTAGTAAACCAAATCAGAAGAACTTAATTATCCTTTCAGATAGTGAGGTCATCCAGCTATCAGATGGGTCAGAGGTCATCACACTGTCTGATGAAGATagtatttataaatgtaaaagaaagaattttagagTCCATGCAGAAGAAAAGACCCAAGGTCCTCCTGCTTTTCTTCATTCTAATGAGTTGGCAGATAAGAAATGCAAGAGGGATATTGAGAAGACGAAAGCTGGAGAGAGATCAGGTACAATCCAAGAGGTCATGATTATAGAGGTCAGTTCAAGTGAAGAGGAAGAGAGCACCATTTCAGAAAGCGATAATGTGGAAAGCTGGATGCTGCTGGGATGTGAAGTTGATGATAAAGATGACGATATCCTTCTCAATCTTGTGGGGTGTGAAAAGTCTGTTAATGAAG
- the ZCCHC7 gene encoding zinc finger CCHC domain-containing protein 7 isoform X5: MMFGGYETIEAYEDDLYREESSSELSVDSEVEFQLYSQVHYAQDLDNVIKEEEHEEKNSGNPESFSSKPNQKNLIILSDSEVIQLSDGSEVITLSDEDSIYKCKRKNFRVHAEEKTQGPPAFLHSNELADKKCKRDIEKTKAGERSGTIQEVMIIEVSSSEEEESTISESDNVESWMLLGCEVDDKDDDILLNLVGCEKSVNEGI, translated from the coding sequence ATGATGTTTGGTGGTTATGAGACCATAGAAGCATATGAAGATGACCTTTATCGTGAAGAGTCATCTAGTGAACTGAGTGTTGATAGTGAGGTGGAATTTCAGCTCTACAGCCAAGTTCATTATGCCCAAGATCTTGATAATGTCATCAAAGAGGAAGAACATGAAGAGAAGAACTCTGGGAATCCTGAATCATTCAGTAGTAAACCAAATCAGAAGAACTTAATTATCCTTTCAGATAGTGAGGTCATCCAGCTATCAGATGGGTCAGAGGTCATCACACTGTCTGATGAAGATagtatttataaatgtaaaagaaagaattttagagTCCATGCAGAAGAAAAGACCCAAGGTCCTCCTGCTTTTCTTCATTCTAATGAGTTGGCAGATAAGAAATGCAAGAGGGATATTGAGAAGACGAAAGCTGGAGAGAGATCAGGTACAATCCAAGAGGTCATGATTATAGAGGTCAGTTCAAGTGAAGAGGAAGAGAGCACCATTTCAGAAAGCGATAATGTGGAAAGCTGGATGCTGCTGGGATGTGAAGTTGATGATAAAGATGACGATATCCTTCTCAATCTTGTGGGGTGTGAAAAGTCTGTTAATGAAG